A stretch of DNA from Microlunatus sp. Gsoil 973:
GACAGCGTCTGCTTGTCGCTGGCCAGGGCAGCCGGTGACGGCGCGGCTCGCTTCCGGAATCGAGCCCGCGCCTCCTCGTCGAGGTCGGTGAGATCGGCGTCGTCGAACTCCGACCAGTCCGGCAACGCCAGATCGGCTCCCACAGGGGTGAATCCTCCGGCGAGCGGACGGCCGTGCGGGTTGGGGAACCCGCCGATGTAGACCGCCCGCACCACCTTGTCCGGCCGGGCGTCGACCGCGGCGTGCACGATGCCGCAGGCCGCGGAATGGCCGACGACCAGCGGACTCTTCGCACAGGCGTCGATCGCCGCGACGACGGCGTCGACATTGTCACGGAGAGTGACCGTCGACCGGTCGGCGTCCGCCGATTCCATACCGGGCAGGGTGATCGGCCGGACGCGGTGGCCGGCCGCCTCGAGCACCGGCGTCACCCGGTCCCACGAGGATCCGTCCAACCACAGCCCAGGCACCAGAATGATGTCCATCGTCAAGCCTTCCGTCAGTAGCTCATCAGTAGCTCGTCAGTCGCTGTCCGTCGCTCGTCGGCCGGTTCGGCGACGATGCGCTACCGTGATGCACCAACGATCGAAACTTCTCGATTGATTTCAGCCTAGAGGAACGATCGAAAAATGTCGAGCATTCCGCCCGGACCGGATTACGACCTGGACGATCTCCGGATCGTCACCGGCACCAAGGAGCTGAAAGCGCTGTTCCACCCGCTCCGAGACACGATCCTCGACCTGCTCACCGAGCGAGCAGCCACCGTCGGCGAACTGGCCGAGGCCGTACAGCGCCCGGCCAGTTCGGTGGCCTACCACGTGGACGTGCTGGCTGCCGCCGGCCTGGTCAAGGTGGTCAGGACCCGCAAGGTCCGTGCGGTGGAGGAGCGGTTCTTCGGCCGCACCGCGCGAACCTTCTACGTCGGTGAGATCCGGCCCGACCAGGTCGAACTGATCGAGAACTATCTGAACCGGGCGGCGGCGGAATCGGAACCGGCGCTGCGGGCCGACCGGTTGCGGGCCATCCTGCGCCACGCACGGATCAGTGAGGAGGCGGCTGCGCGATTCTGGCGGCGCATCTTCGAGGTCGTCGACGAGTTCTCCTCGCTGCCGCGGTCGGGGGAGCAGACGTTCGGCTTCGTCGTCGGCCTCTACCCGACGCAACAGCCGTCGTTGCCGGCCCAGGACGAATCGTCGGGGGACTGATCGGACCCACCCTGCCCGGCCGCTGGACCGGGCCACAGCGCGCCCGGGACCTCGCCGCGGCGGCGATTCTTCGATCGTCGAGCGTTACACCCCATGGCCTAGCATGAACACTTGGATCCAGAGGTGTTCGGAACGTCGTACTGAACGTCGTACTGAGGGAAGAAGAGCGAACTCGTGGCTTTGATGGACAGGATGCTCCGCATAGGCGAGGGCAGGACGCTGAAGAAGCTGAAGGCGGTCGCCGACCGCGTCAACGCCATCGAAGAGGACTTCGTCGCGATGAGCGATGAGGAGCTCCGGGCCCAGACCGACGAATTCCGGAAGCGGTACGAGAACGGCGAGTCGCTGGAGGACCTGATGTTCGAGGCCTTCGCCACCGTCCGCGAGGCCAGCAAGCGGGTGCTCGGCAAACGTCACTTCGACGTCCAGATGATGGGCGGTGCGGCGTTGCACTGGAACAACATCGCCGAGATGAAGACCGGTGAGGGCAAGACCCTGGTCGCCACCCTGCCGTGCTATCTGAATGCGCTGACCGGCCGCGGTGTGCACGTGGTCACGGTCAACGACTACCTGGCGAAATACCAGTCCGAACAGATGGGCCGGATCCACCACTTCCTCGGCTTGCGGGTCGGGGTGATCCTGTCGGAGATGTCGCCGGAGGAGCGCCGGGACGCGTACGCGGCCGACATCACCTACGGCACCAACAACGAGTTCGGCTTCGACTACCTGCGCGACAACATGGCGCTGAGCATCGCCGACTGCGTGCAGCGCGAGCACTACTACGCGATCGTCGACGAGGTCGACTCGATCCTGATCGACGAGGCACGGACGCCGTTGATCATCTCCGGCCCGGCCGAGGACAATCAGCGCTGGTATCCGACCTTCGCCCAGATCGTCGAGCGGATGCGGCGCGACGTCGACTACGAGGTCGACGAGAAGAAGCGCACCGTCGCCGTCCTCGAGGCGGGTATCGACAAGGTCGAGGACCGGCTGGGCATCGACAACCTGTACGAGTCGGCCAACACCCCGCTGATCCAGTACCTGAACAACGCGATCAAGGCCAAGGAACTGTTCAAGCGGGACAAGGACTATGTCGTCACCCCCGACGCCGAGGTCGTGATCGTCGACGAGCACACCGGCCGGACGTTGGCCGGCCGCCGGTACAACGAGGGTCTGCACCAGGCCATCGAGGCCAAGGAACGGGTGGAGATCAAGGACGAGTACCAGACGCTCGCCACGATCACCCTGCAGAACTTCTTCCGGATGTACGAGAAGCTCGCCGGAATGACCGGTACGGCGATGACCGAGGCGTCGGAGTTCCAGAAGATCTACGGTGTCGGCGTCATCCCGATCCCGACCAACGAACCGATGATCAGGATCGACCAGAAGGATCTGATCTATCGCACCGAAGAGGCCAAGTTCGCCGCGATCATCGAGGACGTCGTCGAGCGTCACGAGGCCGGGCAGCCGGTGCTGATCGGCACCGCGTCGGTGGAGAAGAGCGAGATCCTCTCGGCACTGTTGAAGAAGGCGGGCGTCAGGCACGAGGTGCTGAACGCCAAGCAGCACGAGCGCGAGGCAGCGATCGTCGCGATGGCCGGACGCAAGGGCGCGGTCACCGTTGCCACCAACATGGCCGGCCGCGGTACCGACATCATGCTCGGCGGGAACCCGGAGTTCATGGCCGATCTCGCCCTGCGTCAGAAGGGCATCGATCCAACTTCCGACCCCGACGAGTACGAGGCGCAGTATCCGAGGGTGCTCGAGGAGTTCGAGCGACAGACCAAGGCCCAGCACGACGAGGTCGTCGAATTCGGCGGGCTGTACGTGATCGGTTCCGAACGGCACGAGTCGCGGCGCATCGACAACCAGTTGCGTGGTCGCTCCGGACGCCAGGGCGACCCGGGAGAGAGCCGCTTCTACCTGTCGTTGCAGGACGATCTGATGCGGCTGTTCAAGTCCGACATCGTGGAATGGGTGCTGCAGGCGCTTCGGGTGCCCGACGACCAGCCGATCGAGAACAAGCGGGTCAGCTCCTCGATCGCCAGTGCCCAGGAGCAGGTCGAGGCGCAGAACTTCGACATCCGCAAGAACATCCTGAAATACGACGACGTGATGAACCGGCAGCGGCACCGGATCTACGGCGACCGCCGCCGCGTGCTGGAAGGTGCCGACGTCTCCGACCAGTTGCGGGAGACCGTCGACAACGTGGTCCGCCAGTACGTGCTGGCCGGCACCGAAGGCTTCGCCGAGGACTGGGACCTGGAGCAGCTGTGGACGCAGCTGAAGACGCTGTACCCGGTGTCGCTGAAGCGTTCGGACTACGAGGAGCAAGAAGATCTTGATCGCGAGGAGTTGATCGCCGACTTCCAGGACGACGCCCGCCGGGCCTATGACGCCCGCGAGCAGGAGCTCGGCCCGGAGGTGATGCGCGAGCTCGAGCGCCAGGTGATGCTCACCGTGCTGGACCGCAAATGGCGCGAGCACCTCTACGAGATGGACTACCTGCGCGAGGGCATCGGTCTGCGCGCCATGGCCCAGAAGGATCCGTTGGTCGAGTACCAGCGCGAGGGCGGCGAGATGTACGCCCAGATGATGGAGGCATTCAAGGAGGAGGTCGTCGGCTACCTCTACCACCTCGAGGTGGAGGTCCAGCGTGAGCCGGCGGTCGGCGTGGTCGCCGGGGCCGACGGGCTACCGCTCGAAGTCGGCGCTCGCCGGCGCGGCGCTGGTCAACGCGGCGGCAGTGACAGCAGCGGCGGTGATGGCGGCAGCGGCAACATGCGACCGCTCGCGCCGCGCCGGGCACCGCTGATCGAGTCCGGTCCCGACCCGGACGGCCCGGGCGTGGAGATCAGTTCGCACGAGCAGACCGAGCGTGAGCCGGAACCCGTGGGGACCGCGACGCAGTCCCGTCCGCAGATCAGCGGGAAGGGTCTGGCCACGGGCAACCGCCAAGCCCAGCAGCTGGCGTACAACTCTGCCAACGGGCGGACCGGTTCGACCCGGGCCGCGAGCAAGGACCAGTACGCGGGTGTCGGGCGCAACCAACCCTGCCCCTGCGGGTCGGGCAAGAAGTTCAAGATGTGCCACGGCGCCTCCGGCAGCCGCTGAGAGTCCCACGCACGCCGCCCATCGTCGGCGATCCGACTCCGGTCCACCGCCGGTCTCGGCTTGTCCATGGGGTCTGACGCAGCCTCCCGCCACGGCATGCAAGGATGACCGGCAGTCGGAAATGATCTTTGTGGAGGCGAAGGACTCGTGCGTATTGTTCAGGTCGGGCTGGGCGGATTCGGCCGTAACTGGGCCGAGGAGATGATTCCCCAGGTCCCCGAGGTCGAAGTGGTCGGCCGGGCCGACATCTCGCCGGATTCGCGACAGGCGGCGATCTCGGCGGGAATAGTCGAGGAATCGGCGACCTACGAGACGGCCGAAGCGGCGATCGCAGCAACCGACCCCGACGCCGTCCTGGTCACCGCAAGTCTGGTCGGGCACGTGCCGGCGGTCCGTGCGGCGCTGGAGGCCGGGAAGCACGTCATGGTGGAGAAGCCGTTCGCGCCGACGGTCGCCGAGGCCACCGAACTGGTCGATCTGGCCGAGGCCAAGGGCCTGGTGCTCGCGGTGAGCCAGAACTATCGCTTCTTCCCGGCGGTGCAGGAGGTACGGCGCCTGGTTGCCGAGGGCGAGCTCGGCGAACTGCACGCGGTCGAGCTCGACTTCCGCCGCTTCTCCGGGCGGAACGGTGTCCGCGGACCGCATCACTACCTGGATGAGCCGCTGTTGGTGGACATGTCGATCCACCACTTCGATCTGATGCGGGTCGTGCTCGGCCGGGATGCCAAGCAGGTCGACTGCCGAACCTGGGATCCCAGCTGGTCGCTGTTCACCGGGCCGTCCGAGGGTGTCGCACTGGTCGACTTCGACGGCATCACGTTGAGCTATCGCGGCAGTTGGGTCAGCCACGGCGATCCGACGCCGTGGGCCGGGGAATGGCGGATGGACTTCGCCGACGGCGAGATCGCCTGGACCAGCCGGGGCGACGGCAGATACGGCTGGACCTCCGACGAGGTGTGGATCCGCCGCGGTCGGCAACGGACCAAGCTCGTCCTGCCGCGGGTGGAGCGGACCGACCGGGCCGGTACGTTGACCGAGTTCGTCACCGCGATCACCCAGGGCCGCCAGCCCGACAACTCCGGACGTGACAACCTGGCGACCCTCTCGCTGACCTACGCGGCGGTCGAGTCCGCGGCAACCGGCAATCCGATCAAGGTCGGCTGACCTCCCGACTGCCCGGATTCGACCGGGAAACCACCTTCGGGGATCGCCACGGACGATCGGCAGTTGTCAGGACGGCCGGGTTCGGGCTCGCAAATGGATCCGGGCTCCGTCCGCGCTGAAGATGCTGATCACCTCGGCGGGAGCGTCGTCGGCAGCCATCAACGCGTGCGGCAGCCGGGTGTCGAACTCGGCTGCCTCGCCCGGCTCCAGCACGAGCTCCCGATCGGCGAGGAACAACCGGACGCGTCCGCTGAGGACGTAACTCCATTCGTAGCCGTCGTGGGTCCGCTGCGGCGGACGCCGGCGACGCGGGGCATAGGTGATCTTGCAGGTCTGCAGCGGCGCACCGGGCGGAGACAGGGGCTGGACGGTCATCCCGTTCGCCCGATAGGACTTCTGCCGGATCCGCGGATCGGCGACCTCCATCGGCCGGAGCAGCTCGTCCAGGCTGAGCTGCAGTTCCCGGGTGAGGGGGAGCAGAAGCTCGAGGTTGGCCTGCCGTCGGCCGCTCTCCAAGCGGGACAGGGTGCTGGCCGAGATGCCTGCGGCCCGGGACACCTGGTCCAGGGTCAGACCCCGCTCGCGCCGAGCGGCCCTCAACCGTGGCCCGATCCGTTTCAGCGACTCGTCCGGCACGTTGCCAACGATGCATCCTTGCTTGCCGCCACGGCAAGCCGCCGATCACCGGTTCTTGCTGATTCTGCAAGAGGACTTTCATCCCGACATCGAACATCGCAATCTGTGATTCATGACCAATGACCTGAAGGAATCCATCGACACCGGGCCCGACACGATCTGGGATGTGATCATCGTCGGCGGGGGAGCCGCAGGGTTGAGCGCCGCGCTGATGCTCGGCCGGGCGCGCCGCTCGGTCCTGGTGATCGACGGCGGCGAGCCGCGCAACCGCTTCGCTCGCCACATGCACGGTGTTCTCGGACATGACGGCACCGATCCGCACCAGTTGCTGGCCGAGGGCCGGGCTGAGGTCGCCCGCTACGGCGGCCGGATCGTCTCCGGCATCGTCGCGAGGGTGTCCCAAGCCGACGGATCACTGGTCGTGGAGACTGCAGCGGGTGACCGGACTCGTAGCCGGGCACTGGTCGCGGCGACCGGCCTCCGGGACCGACTACCCGACATTCCCGGACTCGCGCAACGGTGGGGACGCAGTGTTCTGCACTGCCCGTACTGCCACGGTTGGGAGGTACGCGACCAACACTTCGGCGTGCTGGCCACCTCTGCGTTGTCACTCCACCAGGTCCAACTGGTCCGGCAGTGGAGCGAGCGGGTGACCTTCTTCGAGAACGGGCTCGGACTGTTGGACACCGACACGCGGACGCGGTTGCAGTCCCGCGGCATCGGAATAGTCCGCCCGGCTGTGGCAGAAGTGCTCGGCACCGGAGACGCCATCTCCGCCGTGCGCACCGCGGACGGTCTGCTCACCCCGGTCGACGCCGTCTTCACCGGCGGCGTGCCCGAGCCGCTGGACCACTACCTCAGCGACCTCGATCTGCCCCGCGCCGATGGCCTGGTTGGAAGCTTCCTGGCCGTTGACTCGACCGGCCGCACCGGTCACCCGAGGATCTGGGCCGTCGGCAATCTGGTCAGTCCCCAGGCCACGGTGCCGTTGGCGATCAGTTCCGGCGCCACCGCCGGAGCCTTGATCAACTTCGAGCTGGTCACCGAAGAGTTCGACGCTGCGGTCGCTCGGCCGGCACCTGTGGCCTGAGGCACGGGTCAGCGGTCTTCGCGGAACTCGACGTGCCGGGCGATCCTCGGATCGTACTTTCTCAGCACAAGCCGGTCGGGGTCGTTGCGACGGTTCTTGCGGGTCAGGTAGGTCGTGCCGGTCTTCGCGGTCGACCGCAGCTTGACCACGGGGCGCTGCGCGTTGCGGGCCATCAGATCCTCTCTTTCTGTGCCGGAATGATCCGTACGGAATGGTTATCGTTTTCATCAGGCGGAACATTCCCGGTGCCGCCGACCCATCTGGAGCCGGCTGTTGGGTCCGCTCCCGATCGGTCTCAGGCGCCCCGCAGGTCCGATTCCGGGGGAACCATGCAGTGGGCGTTAAGGTCGCACGGTGACTGGACCGAAACCGACCACACACCGGCTCCGTCGTGCTGCGGTGGTGTTGGGTCTCGGCATGACCCTGGCCGCCGCCGGTTGCGCCGGATCCGACAAACCGGGTCCGACGCCGTCCGCCCGACCGACCAGCCCGTCGGCATCGGTGACCCCGGCCACCCCGAAGCCGAAACCGTCGCCGACCAAGGCAGCTGCCTACGATCCGCTGAGCGGCGGCAGGAAGGTCGATGGCCCCGTCGTCGGGGTCAAGATCGACAACGTCGCAGCCGCCCGTCCGCAGGCCGGGGTCTACCAGGCCGACATGGTCGTCGTGGAGCGCGTCGAGGGCAACCTGACCCGACTATTGGCGATCTACCACACGAAGTGGCCGAAGCGGGTGGGCCCGGTGCGCAGCGCCCGCAACACCGACATCGAGTTCCTGCCGATGTTCTCCAAGTCCCCCGGGCTGGTCTTCTCCGGTGCGAACGGCAAGGTGGCCCGGCAACTGCAGAAATCGCCGATCCGGACGATCCCGCGGCTGACCCGCGACAGCTCCCGGGTCGCACCGCACAACGTGTTCGTCAACCTGGACTCGGTACGCAATCTCAAGGGAATCGGCAAACAACAGCCGGTCGGCTTCGCGTTCGGCAAGAGCCGGCAGTGGGCTTCGGCCGCACGGGACGGGTCGGTGACGATCCCGGTCGGCGTTGACCGGTTCGGCTTCCGCTACCGCAACGGCCACTACCGAGGTACCTGGAACGGGAAGGCCCAGGTCGACGAGCACGGCACGCCGGTGACGGTCGACAACATCGTCGATCTCAAGGTCAACTACCGCAAGGACACCAGGACCACCTCGAACAAGTCCTATGTCGCCCAGACCGTGGGCAAGGGATCGGTCGTGGTGTTCTCCGGTGGACGCAAGATCACCGGGACCTGGCAGCGGCACTCCACGACGGGTCGCATGTCGCTGAAGAGCTCCGGCGGACGGACCATCACGCTGGCACCCGGCCACACCTGGATCATGCTCGACGGCTGACTGTCGGCCGGGTCTCCAGTGCCGTGCAGGACCACCGATCGCCGAACGCCTCCAGGCGGAACGCCAGTGCCGACAGCGCCGAGCCGGTGTCTCCGAAGAGCGCGACCGCCTCGACGGCATCCGGTCCGGATCGCTGCAGATGAACCGATTGCAGCGTCGCGGGTGCCGGACCCAGGGGTGCCGGATGAGAGGGTGGTGCCCGGCGAGATGGTGCCTGTCGTCGGGCCGCCGACCGTGAGGCGGCGAGCACCGTCAGCTGGGCCAGGGCGGCGGGACTCAGCCAGCGGTTGAGCTGACCGATCGGCCGCGCGCCACGCAACACCTCCGCGAGTCCGACCGCGAGATTGGCCGACCAGGCACCGGGATCCGGCAGGACATCGGGCAGCGGGCCGGCCCAGCTGTCGCCGAAGCGAACGATCCGTACGGCGCCGGTCCGGCTGTGCCGACCGGTCAGCTGGTCCGCCAGCTGGTCGACCAACCGGTCCTCGGCCAGCCACGGCAGTGGAGGCTGGTTGACCGACACGCGTCGGTCGACCCGGACCGTCGGCCACCGCTCGGCCGCGGGAGCCGACGGCGGAACCGGGAGCAGCCGCACGGTCGGCGGCGCGGCCGCCCCGAATCCCGGGAAGCCGTTCTGCGCTGTCATATCGACAACTGTCACAAAGTCCGTCGCCGCGGCGGGCGGCTCGGAACCGGAACCGGGCGAATCTGTGGATACCGGGAGAACACCACAGGACTCGCCGTGCCGGTTTCGGTAACCACTGGCCGACCTGTAACGATGAGCCGTCACCCCGAATGGCCCGAGCCGAGGAGAGCCGACTTGACCGACCCGCAAGCCCCGCGCGTCGTCGTGGTCACCCCGACCTACAACGAGCGCGAGAACCTACCCGTGCTCGCCGGCCTGCTCGCCGGGCTCGAGGTACCCGGTCTCCGGCTGCTGGTGGTCGACGACAACTCACCCGACGGCACCGGCGAGGTCGCGGACAAGCTTGCCGCGGAATCCCCGGACCGGGTGGCGGTGCTGCATCGCACCGAGAAGGACGGGTTGGGGCGCGCGTACGTCGCGGGCATCTCCCGGGCGCTGGTCGACGGCGCCGACATCGTCGTGCAGATGGACGCAGACCTCTCCCACCCGGCCTCGGTGATCCCGGAGATGTTGCGGCTGTTGCAGACCACCGACGCCGGTGTGGTGATCGGCTCGCGGTACGTGACCGGCGGGTCAGCGGCCGGTGAGTGGGCCTGGCATCGGCGGCTGCTGTCGGCCTGGGCCAACGCGTACGTCAACGTCATCCTGCGGCTGCAGGTCAAGGACGCGACCGCCGGCTTCAAGGCCTGGCGTGCCGACACGCTGCGCCGGATCGACGTCGGGTCGATCCGCAGCAACGGGTACGCCTTCCAGGTCGAGATGAATCATCGGACCGTCCGTGCCGGAATCAAGATCATCGAGACCCCGATCCGGTTTGAGGAGCGCAACGAGGGGCGTTCGAAGATGACCCTCGGGGTGCAGCTCGAATCGGCGTTGATGCCCTGGCGGCTGTTGTTCGGCCGACGTCACGGGCACGGCTGACCTCTCCCCGGGCGGGCGAAGCGCACCTACAGTTGCTGGAGGAACCAGCGCACCCGGGAGCCACAGATGAGTTCGATCTTCCAGCCGGAGACCCCAGCCGGCGCGTACGACGCCTTCGTCGGATCCGCCAGGGTCAGGGCCCGGGACCGTCGGCCCTGGACACCCACCGACGGCCGGATGCCCGCCCTGTTCATCAGCCACGGGGCCCCGCCGCTGCTGGATGACGCCGAGTGGCTCGCCGAACTCTTCGACTGGGCGCACCGGCTGCCGCAACCTCGAGCCGTACTGATCGTTTCGGCACAATGGGAGGCCGCGCCGCTCGCGCTGTCCAGTCCGGCGGCCGCGATGACTCCGGTGTACGACTTCGGCGGCTTCGCACCCCGCTACTACACACTGCGCTACGACACTCCGGACGCCTCCGAACTCGCCGGGCTTGTCCGGTCGGTGCTGCCTGAGGGAGCGCGACCCCACGAGCACCTCGATCGCGGCCTCGATCATGGTGCCTGGGTGCCGTTGATGGCGATGTATCCCAACGCTGACGTCCCGGTCCTGCAGCTGAGTCTGCCCACCCAGGATCCCGGCAAACTGCTCGAACTGGGCCGGCGGCTGCAGGCCCTTCGTGATCACGGCGTGTTGATCATCGGCTCCGGATTCATGACCCACGGCCTGCCCTTCCTGACCCGGGAGATCATCCAGGGACAGGAGATTCCCTTCCTGGTCGAGGGAATTCGACCACTGGGCCACCGAGGCACTCGCCAACGGTGACGTCGAGTCGCTGTGCGGCTATCAGTCCGGCGCGCCCGGAATGCCGTACGCGCATCCGTCGGTCGATCATTTCATCCCGCTCTTCATCACCCTCGGTGCGGCGACGCACGCCGACGCGAGGATCGCGCCGGTGATCGACGGCTATTGGATGGGGCTGGCCAGGACATCGTTCCAGGTCGCCTGACCGTTACGGTGATCCGTTTCGGTGATCCGTTTCGGTGATCCGTTTCGATCATCCGGCGAGGAACGTCCGGATGGCGGCGGCGATCACCCGCGGATTTCCGCCGGTGTCCTGCGCCGAACCGTGCACGAGTCCGGGGAGCACCGCGGTCCGGGCGTTCGGGATCAGCCGGCGCAGCGCGTCGACACTTCCGGTGATCAACGGTTCGGACCGGCTGCCACGCAACAACAACACGTCGGCGTTGATCCGGCGGAAGTCGTCCAGCCTGCCCTCGGTGGCGCGCACCATGGCGAGTTCGGGCTTCAGCGTTGCCAACAGGTCTCGGCTGCGATGGTCGCCGGCTCCGCGCAGATCGGCGAGTCGCAACCCCAGTCCGAACGCGGCGCGATAGGCCGCGTCGGGCACCCGGCGCAGGGGCTCGGGGAACGCGGCCTTGGTGGCGACGGTCGCCGCCCCCAGCGGGTCACCGGCGTCGATCCTCGCGGTGAAGCGATCGATCATGGTCGCGAACTCGTCCTGACCAGGTTGCCCGGCGAACACCACGGGTTCGTAGGCGATGATCTTCTCCAATTCGGTGAGGGTCTGTGCGGCGTGCAGCGCGAACAGCCCGCCGTCGGCCGTGCCGAAGGCGTACCGTGCACCGGTGCCGGCGACCAGCGCGGTCAGGTCGGCGTCCTCGGTGGCGATCGAGTGATCGTCGCGGTAAGGACCACTCAGCCCGCGTCCGCGACGGTCCGGCAGAAAGACTGTGAAGTCGCCGGCCAGTTGGGCGGCGAGCCTGCGGTAGTTGCTGCCGGTCAGTGCGCCACCGTGCAGGACCAGCAGGCCGGGTCCGTTGCCGATCCGCCGGTAGCCGATCGTTGTCCCGTCGGCCGAGGTGACCTGCCCCGTCCTGTCCGGGACGCTGCTGTTTCGGATCATGATCACTTGTCCTTCTGTGGTCGGATGAGTCGGACGATCTGCTCGATCTGATCGCCGTACAGGGACCCTTCGGATGCACCGAGAATGCGTTCCACGGCGGTGGTGGCGGCCCTGATCATGCCCCTCGCCCGGTCGGTGAGCGGTTCCTCGTCCTCGTCCCGGGCGAGCAGCATGATCAGGTCGTCGGCCAGCCCGAGCCAGATTCCGGCGATGATCCGCGCAGTCTCGGCGGGATAGGCGGTGTCGAAGGTGCCCTCCTCGACGCCCTGCCGGATGATCGGTTCGAGGACCATCGGTGCGGTGCGGTCGAGGGTGGCGGTGGTGAGCTTGTGTCGGAGCCGGACGTTCGCCTCGCTATGCCAGGTGCACATCAGGTCGGCGATCAGTTCCTGGTTGGCGGACTTGACCGCGATCGAGGCGTTGACGTATCGCCGGAACTTCTCCGACGCAGTCAGCCCGGGGTCGTCGATGATCGGCAGCAGTGCCGCGATGGCGGCGTCGCCCATCCTGTCCACCAGTGCTTCGAGCACCGCCTGTTTGGAGTCGAAGTAGTGGTACAGCGCACCGCGAGAGATGCCCAGCCCGTCGATCAGCTGCTGGATCGACATCCCCTCATAGCCGATGGTCCGCACCAGCATCGCGGCGTGATCGAGGATGGCCTCGCGCTTGGACCGGTGGGCCAAATCGTCGACGGTACGCGCCACGACATCTCCATTAATAGACCGACTGACGGTTTATTACCGTACCCCGGCCAGAAGATCGTGGCAACGCTCACCAGCCGGTCATTCGACCGGCGTGGTCAACAGGCGTCGTAGCGTCGAGGGTGCAGCAGGTTCACCGGTCGTGCTCCGGCAGGTCGGTGAGGCAACAGGGAACCCGGTGTGAATCCGGGACTGCCCCGCAGCGGTGAGCGGAAGCGACAGCCGTCTCCTGTCCGCGTCGACACGCGCGGCAGGACCAGCACTGGGTCTGCGCCCGGGAAGCGACGGTCGGTAGGAGGTCGGCATCAGCCGGCCGGGTCCGCGAGTCCGAACACCTGCCCGCTGTGCGGTCCGCGGCCGCGGACCGGGACCTCGTTGGGACTCGCGAAGGAGAGACCATGATCCAGGACACAACACGGGAGCGGGGGCCGGCGGACCCGCCGGCGGCAACGATCCTCGGCTATCCGAGGCAGGGACCCGGACGGGAGCTGAAGCGGGCGACTGAGGCGTACTGGTCGGGTCGCCAGGACGCCGATGAGTTGCTCGCTGCGGTCTCTGAACTGCGGCTGGCCCGTTGGGCGGAGCAACACGCCGCCGGGCTGGACGAGCTGCCCAGCAACGACTTCTCGCTGTACGACCACGTGTTGGACACCGCCTGGATGCTGGGCGCCGTGCCCGAGCGGCATCGGGCGGCCGTACCGGACATCGACACTGCCCGCGGCCGGCTCGACCGGTACTTCGCCATGGCGCGCGGCACGGCCGACATCGAACCGCTGGAGATGACGAAGTGGTTCGACACCAACTACCACTATCTGGTGCCGGAACTCTCGCCGGACACGACTTTCGAACTTGACCCGACCAAGCCGCTGGCCGAATTCACCGCCGCCCGCCGGGCCGGGTTCCTGACCCGTCCGGTGATCATCGGCCCGATCAGCTTCCTGCTGCTCGCCAAACCGGCACCGGGTGCCCC
This window harbors:
- a CDS encoding transcriptional regulator gives rise to the protein MSSIPPGPDYDLDDLRIVTGTKELKALFHPLRDTILDLLTERAATVGELAEAVQRPASSVAYHVDVLAAAGLVKVVRTRKVRAVEERFFGRTARTFYVGEIRPDQVELIENYLNRAAAESEPALRADRLRAILRHARISEEAAARFWRRIFEVVDEFSSLPRSGEQTFGFVVGLYPTQQPSLPAQDESSGD
- the secA gene encoding preprotein translocase subunit SecA encodes the protein MDRMLRIGEGRTLKKLKAVADRVNAIEEDFVAMSDEELRAQTDEFRKRYENGESLEDLMFEAFATVREASKRVLGKRHFDVQMMGGAALHWNNIAEMKTGEGKTLVATLPCYLNALTGRGVHVVTVNDYLAKYQSEQMGRIHHFLGLRVGVILSEMSPEERRDAYAADITYGTNNEFGFDYLRDNMALSIADCVQREHYYAIVDEVDSILIDEARTPLIISGPAEDNQRWYPTFAQIVERMRRDVDYEVDEKKRTVAVLEAGIDKVEDRLGIDNLYESANTPLIQYLNNAIKAKELFKRDKDYVVTPDAEVVIVDEHTGRTLAGRRYNEGLHQAIEAKERVEIKDEYQTLATITLQNFFRMYEKLAGMTGTAMTEASEFQKIYGVGVIPIPTNEPMIRIDQKDLIYRTEEAKFAAIIEDVVERHEAGQPVLIGTASVEKSEILSALLKKAGVRHEVLNAKQHEREAAIVAMAGRKGAVTVATNMAGRGTDIMLGGNPEFMADLALRQKGIDPTSDPDEYEAQYPRVLEEFERQTKAQHDEVVEFGGLYVIGSERHESRRIDNQLRGRSGRQGDPGESRFYLSLQDDLMRLFKSDIVEWVLQALRVPDDQPIENKRVSSSIASAQEQVEAQNFDIRKNILKYDDVMNRQRHRIYGDRRRVLEGADVSDQLRETVDNVVRQYVLAGTEGFAEDWDLEQLWTQLKTLYPVSLKRSDYEEQEDLDREELIADFQDDARRAYDAREQELGPEVMRELERQVMLTVLDRKWREHLYEMDYLREGIGLRAMAQKDPLVEYQREGGEMYAQMMEAFKEEVVGYLYHLEVEVQREPAVGVVAGADGLPLEVGARRRGAGQRGGSDSSGGDGGSGNMRPLAPRRAPLIESGPDPDGPGVEISSHEQTEREPEPVGTATQSRPQISGKGLATGNRQAQQLAYNSANGRTGSTRAASKDQYAGVGRNQPCPCGSGKKFKMCHGASGSR
- a CDS encoding Gfo/Idh/MocA family protein, which encodes MRIVQVGLGGFGRNWAEEMIPQVPEVEVVGRADISPDSRQAAISAGIVEESATYETAEAAIAATDPDAVLVTASLVGHVPAVRAALEAGKHVMVEKPFAPTVAEATELVDLAEAKGLVLAVSQNYRFFPAVQEVRRLVAEGELGELHAVELDFRRFSGRNGVRGPHHYLDEPLLVDMSIHHFDLMRVVLGRDAKQVDCRTWDPSWSLFTGPSEGVALVDFDGITLSYRGSWVSHGDPTPWAGEWRMDFADGEIAWTSRGDGRYGWTSDEVWIRRGRQRTKLVLPRVERTDRAGTLTEFVTAITQGRQPDNSGRDNLATLSLTYAAVESAATGNPIKVG
- a CDS encoding helix-turn-helix domain-containing protein, whose protein sequence is MPDESLKRIGPRLRAARRERGLTLDQVSRAAGISASTLSRLESGRRQANLELLLPLTRELQLSLDELLRPMEVADPRIRQKSYRANGMTVQPLSPPGAPLQTCKITYAPRRRRPPQRTHDGYEWSYVLSGRVRLFLADRELVLEPGEAAEFDTRLPHALMAADDAPAEVISIFSADGARIHLRARTRPS
- a CDS encoding NAD(P)/FAD-dependent oxidoreductase, with product MTNDLKESIDTGPDTIWDVIIVGGGAAGLSAALMLGRARRSVLVIDGGEPRNRFARHMHGVLGHDGTDPHQLLAEGRAEVARYGGRIVSGIVARVSQADGSLVVETAAGDRTRSRALVAATGLRDRLPDIPGLAQRWGRSVLHCPYCHGWEVRDQHFGVLATSALSLHQVQLVRQWSERVTFFENGLGLLDTDTRTRLQSRGIGIVRPAVAEVLGTGDAISAVRTADGLLTPVDAVFTGGVPEPLDHYLSDLDLPRADGLVGSFLAVDSTGRTGHPRIWAVGNLVSPQATVPLAISSGATAGALINFELVTEEFDAAVARPAPVA
- the rpmG gene encoding 50S ribosomal protein L33; protein product: MARNAQRPVVKLRSTAKTGTTYLTRKNRRNDPDRLVLRKYDPRIARHVEFREDR